The Bacillota bacterium genome includes a window with the following:
- a CDS encoding S41 family peptidase, with translation MRWATLLLAGWILGARALLQVPFALAGAAAGTGEAPADPQAVVRAAWQIVSEQYFDEKFGGVSWDQALLGRYLKEAAAPGADGYAVASRMVAELKDPGTFIIDPATRRQLEQQGVRINVVGIGVLLIEGPEGYPVIGQVLPGGAAADARLPRGLLITAVDGWATKDQPLDQVASRVRGEAGTRVRLDLERPGGGRRQVELTRRPVSVEPKIESRTLPDNIGYIYLPHFGTGMETAFLGELRKLYRTRALILDLRFSQGAGSLETLSHIAGLLTNQWLGILVFRQGVVALPAQKAESSDNPLIPAPTSIDFYDKPVAVLVDGGTTFAVLAFALRANGRAVVVGRPTPARAGDQQAYFELPGGGLIGVTAARFHSAAGRPLVGPVVPDITVPIDREFLKAWESGSDLDIQRAIELLRRRGAI, from the coding sequence ATGAGATGGGCCACCCTGCTTCTCGCCGGGTGGATTCTGGGGGCCCGGGCGCTGCTTCAAGTCCCCTTCGCCCTTGCCGGTGCGGCCGCCGGCACCGGCGAAGCCCCGGCGGACCCCCAGGCGGTGGTGCGGGCAGCCTGGCAAATCGTCTCCGAGCAGTACTTTGACGAGAAGTTTGGCGGAGTTTCGTGGGATCAGGCGCTGCTCGGCCGCTACCTGAAGGAGGCCGCCGCCCCTGGCGCGGACGGCTACGCCGTCGCCTCCCGGATGGTGGCCGAGTTGAAGGATCCGGGCACGTTCATCATCGACCCGGCGACCCGGCGCCAGTTGGAGCAGCAGGGCGTCCGGATCAACGTGGTGGGCATCGGCGTGCTGCTCATCGAAGGCCCCGAGGGCTATCCGGTCATCGGGCAGGTGCTGCCGGGCGGAGCGGCGGCCGACGCCCGGCTTCCACGGGGGCTCCTGATCACAGCCGTGGACGGGTGGGCCACCAAGGACCAACCCCTCGACCAGGTTGCCTCGCGCGTCCGGGGAGAGGCCGGCACCCGCGTCCGTCTGGATCTGGAGCGCCCGGGAGGCGGTCGCCGGCAGGTGGAGCTCACCCGCCGCCCGGTCAGCGTCGAGCCGAAGATCGAAAGCCGCACGCTGCCGGACAACATCGGGTACATTTACCTGCCGCACTTTGGAACCGGCATGGAAACTGCCTTTTTGGGCGAGCTTCGCAAGCTGTACCGCACCCGGGCGCTCATCCTGGACCTGCGGTTCAGCCAGGGGGCCGGTTCACTGGAGACGCTCTCGCACATCGCAGGCCTTCTCACGAACCAGTGGCTCGGCATCCTCGTGTTCCGCCAGGGGGTGGTCGCGCTACCTGCGCAGAAGGCCGAAAGCTCGGATAACCCGCTCATTCCGGCGCCCACCTCCATCGACTTCTACGACAAGCCGGTGGCGGTGCTGGTGGATGGGGGAACGACCTTCGCCGTGCTGGCGTTCGCCCTGCGCGCCAATGGCCGGGCCGTGGTCGTCGGCCGGCCCACCCCTGCACGGGCGGGCGATCAACAGGCCTACTTCGAACTTCCCGGCGGGGGGTTGATCGGGGTGACGGCCGCCCGGTTCCACTCAGCTGCCGGTCGCCCGCTCGTCGGGCCGGTCGTCCCCGACATCACCGTCCCCATCGACCGGGAGTTCCTGAAGGCCTGGGAGAGCGGTTCGGACCTGGACATCCAGCGAGCCATCGAGTTGCTGCGCCGGCGCGGCGCCATCTGA